From the genome of Chionomys nivalis chromosome 9, mChiNiv1.1, whole genome shotgun sequence:
ctgtatgcttcttgaaccttcataggtgtatctttctttaggttgggaaagttttcttctataattttattaaatataatttctggaccgttgagctgtgcttcttctccttcttctattcctattattcttaggtttggtcttcttatcgtgtcccatatttcctgaatgttttgtgatgagagtttgttggccttgctgttttctttgatcagcatgtttattttctctatggtatcttcagaatctgagattctttcttctatctattgtattctgttggttatgcttgtttctgcagtctctattcatttacctagattttccatgtccagccagccttctgtttgtgttttcttctttgcctccatttcagttttcaagtcttgaactgtttccattatctgtttgattgttttttccttggtttcctagggtatcattcactgatttactcaattcttcaaactttctgttatacttctcatccatttctataagggcattttttacatgctgtttaagggcgtcaatcactttcataaagtcaattttttctacttcttcatgattaaggtgttcatgtcctcctgttgtgaggttgctgggttctggtggcttcatattgtttttcagattgttgggtgaattattgcattggcacctgcccatctcttcttctgaatgctcccctatgggtcttctttttacaggatcaggtctacttgcctactgatgtaccttcccagtaatggcactccccagtgatggctctcctggtgctccagtgatgtctctcctggtgccaatatcagatcttcgtgcccaatgatggctctcctggtgccgagatcagctctccgtgctggttgggtagtttataaacaaagcgcctaccttgcttggtgcaggcaggccagtgaaacaaagggactcctgcctgctcgcttgccctgaggattcgcccccagcgcccagacaggctgagctgggtggtgttatgtgcccgaagagggaagggggcagaagggaggaggattctggatgcaagctgggtgggatctaGGGGTctattttttgtaaacctattttctAACCTAAAAAATCTAATAGActgtcctctttgtattttttcaggaccAATTTTTAATTCTAACAAAGCagaattttctgtatttattcaaatattttttttctaaactatcTACATTTgtatcagatagcaaaatgttgtCCATTTAGTGGTAAACTATaaattcaggaaattgcttacatgTCCTTTTAAGTGAATGACTTACAAAATGTTATCACAGGGTGGGATATTTAACATTTCCTGTGGGAGAATCATTGATTGATATCTTTTAGaatgctgagaattattataaacaggcactgtgaaggaaaacttttctctgtctttttcttgtaaaggtatggTGAAGatacaatcttttaaatcaataactatgagaggctaTCTTTTAGATAATAGGGAAGGCAAAGAAATGCAAGATTGTAGATAACCCATTGtttgaatcaccttattaacagttCTTAGATCTGGTACCACTCCCCAttttccacctttctttctttctttctttctttctttctttctttctttctttctttcttttttacaacaaatacaggagaattccaagagaTTCTTTAATATGCTGAGCTTCTATTTGTTCCTGTACCAAATGTTCTAAAGCCagcagtttctctattgttaGAGGCTATTGCTTCACCaatacaggtttgtctgtcaactaCTTTAAAGGGCGGTCTTTTGGTGCCTTTGAAGTATCAGCAGCTATTGTCCCCTGTTCTTGAAAAACCCAAATGGCCtgtgactgtttttttttatagtatcatataatatttttcccagaaaaaaCATTAATCTATGGTTTGCTTCTAAGATTGGGGGAATGTTATTCTAAGTATTCCATTGGTGTAACAAATCACAACCTCACAAACTCATTGCTATGTTAACCACCTATGGTTTCaatattcctctctgtccttttgaTTTTATATAGTCTACCCATGTCAAGCTCTGCTTTGCCTGAGTTAAATCCATAAAAACTGAtcatttacatcctgaagaggccaaattggatgccaagattttaatgaaattattgtTATCTACACCTATATTTTTCAGACCTTCAATACAATATCatttatacacattttaaattttggtctttgttcatttacagGAATTTGCCAAAATACTCACTTTATGGCTTcttctgaattttttcttttctcttttatagttgtttatttttttcccagagCAATATGGTTTATTAAAAAAGGCTTTATATTCTTTAATTGCTCAGGGATGGAGTTTCCTCTACAatggcagaaaatgactgaactgtatTTGGCATAGGGGTCTGCAAGATGCCCCCTCATGAAGTTTTCTGATGGTAAGGGATTACCTGGAATATTCCTTGTTGATTTGTGTTCATTAGTAAAACACCtgtctttgccacaccttctacaaaATCCAGAATGGAGGGATTTAAAATAGATTATCCTTAGGAATAAAAATCTTTGTTTCTGGAAATGCCGTCtctacaatcccttttaaggtgaTCTTGCTCtccacaattataacatttgacattttgattttttcctcaaacctctggaaatcacctttCCTATCTTGCAGCACcttggtcatgagattcaataatAATTGTATCTTGAAACCATTCCCCTAAAGATGTTGACCTTGCTTTTAACAtcctaattatccttttgcatatAAATTGACATTTCCAAAAGTCAGacattcaattattatttgtctagtttctgaatttggtatcttTCTATTTACTGCTGCTGTCAATCTTTGTAAAAGAATCTGGGAACTGTATGACTTTATTAAATAATTCAATATTCTTTCCAACTTCTTCAATTCTTTTCCAAGCattccaaactgctgcatggcaTAAATCCAGTTTGTGGTCATCATATACAGCTTGTCTTTCTACAGTAGCATAATCTCTTTCTCCAAAAATTTGATTTTAGGAGATTTTCatacctctagctttactctCTTGTTCAATAATCTTAGTGTATTTGCTGAACCAAGTGCTTCATTGTTATTTTACaccaggctctaaaacacctCTGGCCAATTTTATCCAGTCTTTAGTGATAATTCTATGACAAACTgaccacaagtttaacatttgctaCACAAAGGgtaaatgcatgccatatgagagtATTGCTCTTTGAATTctcttaaatctaacattggcacaggagtccatTCAGTTCTAAGAGAGCCTCCCATTTGGCAATTTTTGTAAGgttactaaatatttaaaagttggttgtttgaaaaccttaggctatTCTCTATTCCTATAATGCAACACTGAAattagtttcttttaaatttttttctgaatttgaatATCTACATGATCTGTTTtattataagatttttttaaaggtccATATCTTAGCAGTCAGATTAACCTCATTTTTTAGTGATAAGATGAAGcatgaaacaatcccacaccagtttttattcaaagggttatttatttgaggggaaaaaatttACAGAACACTGTCCTACatgacagccaggaaaggagtctagtatctcaatggctattggctgaaggagtggaaggagctcctgcaacacacccccttttatttaagtaagcaAGTTTTAAACCTACAATGGaattatatacagtaagaacaaatatcctattcgaACTAGCTtatgtcttgtataataaataacttggctaagtcatgaaaGAAAAGTAGCTATATTTATattgtcttcaaccccatcgaaaatctgagaagggaaataattttacctgagtaattaggaagtgcaatcaaacaacttccaaaacatgcaacaaatcacagagacaactggctacctgggcaatcacccagaGTCCCATTTGCAGcactgaagcaaccaactttagctaaggcctagaataactgacagagaATAAATTGTATgacaaaaattcaataaaaagaagaaaaagaaacaagcaagcaacaaaTATTTCAACTCCTTGCTTTCTCTGTCCATTTTAATTagttctttctttccaacttCTTGTAGGTAAACCATCATTGccctttattattttaagtatattttcctttttacagatattttagagaaaaataattataattctcAATAATCCATGCAATAATCACTTTcaatcttatttttattgatattattgCAGAATCTTTTGTTGTATATGATTGCGATTTTGTTAactgctatgggataatgcttttgtacctTGTTAAAATTTGTCACTAATATTggctcaataaaatgctgattaatcaggagtcagacaggaagtataggtggggtgactagacttggaaaattctgggaagaaaaaaactcAGTATGCTgtcaccacccagatgcagaggaagcaatataaaaatgctgcactgagtaaaagcaaaacataaacaggaattatgggttaagttgtaagagcccgtttataataatcctgagctaaaagcccaaatagtttataattgatATGAGCCTTTGTGTAtgtctttgggactgaatagttGCAGGACCAACAGGGACAGAAACTTTAATCTAGAGTTAACtctttgacatttttcttcttgGTAACTATAAGTTTTGTGTCTCTCTTCTACCATCATCAGAAATTAAATTTCTTCAGAATGTGAGCAGGATTATGTCAATATTTAGTGAATCaaacttgatttttattattgaaacaaCCTTATTTTTTGATCAGGGTcacatatttttattcttaacaaTTATCTATGAATTACATGTATTTACTTTcaaataactttttttattttttatttttatttttttctatttatttatttatttattaaaaaattctgcctcctccccaccatcgccttcttgaattttgcatgcaaatggatggaaatagaaaacactatcctgagtgaggtaagtcagacccaaaaagatgaacatgggatgtactcactcataattggtttctagccataaataaaggacattgagcctataattcgtgatcttagagaagctaaataagaaggtgaacccaaagaaaaacatatagttatcctcctggatattttaagtagacaagattgccagccaaaaactgggaactgggggtggggtgggatgggggaaaaggggagatggggagagaaaagtgagaaggggaggagggggagaacttgggggaatgggatggttgggataaaggaagggtagatatgggagcagggaagtatatatcttaaataaGGGAGCCAagtttagagttggcaagagacttgaccctagagggtttcccaggtgtccagggagatgaccccagctagttccttgggcagttgaagagaggaagcctgaaatggccctatcctatagtcatactgatgaatgcCTTGCATATCATCATAAAACCTACAACTggcgatggaaggagacagaaacagagacccacattggagcaccggactgaaatcccaagatccaaatgaagagcagaaggagggagagcatgagcaaggaactcaggaccgcgaggggtgcacccacccactgagacaatagggctgttcttttgggaactcaccaaggccagctggactgggtctgaaaaagcacggCATAAAatcggactccctgaacatggcggacaatgagggttgctgagaaaccaagaacaatggcactgggttttgatcctactgcatgtcctggctttgtgggagcctaggctgtttggatgctcaccttcctagacctggatggaggtgggaggaccttggacttcccacagggcagggtgatGGAGGatggtcatctttctatctgttgctttcattggttaattaataaagaaactgattggcctctgatagggtagaatttagataggcggagtaaacagaacagaatgctgggagaaaaaagaggagtcaatgagttgccatgattctcccactccagacagacccaggttaagatctttcctggtaagccagcttgtggtgctacacaaaatattaaaaatggcttagatcaatatgtaagagctagccaataagaggctggaactaatgggccaggcagtgttcaaaaaatacagtttccgtgtaattatttcaggtataaagctagccgtgcgggcggccgggtgccaggaacgtagcctgccactcttattacaacagcagggaaccctgactgctcttagggctggagaaggagggagagttgagtgggggaggggaagggaaatgggaggtggtggcagggaggaggcagaaatttttaatcaAATAACTTTTAAACCAACTCCTTCCTCTGGATTTCAATAGTCAGTCTTTGATTCTCTCTCCATATTTTCTTGACTGTCATTTGTGAATGGTATTGCTGTCTCCTTTTATCTATGTTTAAGTTGGTTTATGATGCTTAGAGATTGATCTGTGTATGTAAATATCAAGGGTGTTAATGTGATTTTTCGACCTAATTCTTGGGTGTATGTATAACCTCTCTGAAATTCTgcagcatattttaaaaacctcagATGAAGCAACATGTTATTTCAAGGTCTAGTTCCacagtaattaaaagaaataaatatcacACATGAATGAATAGATATTCCAGTTGATttcaatataaataattaaaaacaggaaatattgagaaattatttttcaaggtaACATGAATGGAATTTTTTAATTGTCAGCTTCTTATTACATGTGGAACATCATCTGGGGTCAGACTTattgattcctgggaatttccattGCAGCAGGTTTCTATCTGACCTTGATATGACACCACTTTCAAGTTGCGCTATACAATACTCTCTCCACCCCAGCCCTCCTGATCCTTCATGTTCCTATGTGCCCACCTGCCGCCAGTCaactcatgaaatctcttctatttctcctttccggAGATATCACTGTGTATCCCTTGACCTCTCCTTGTTACTTGGTGTCTTTGGGTCTGTGGGTGTTAACATGATTATCCTTCACTTTATAGctatatccacttataagtgagtacataccatttttgtctttctgtgtttcagTTAGGTCAcccaatatttttttctagttctaatcatttgtctttaaatttttatgatgTCAGTGTTTTAAACAGCtgggtaatactccattgtgtaaacgtaatacattttctttatacattctacAGCTGAAGAACATCcaggttatttccagtttctagctACTAACAATAAAGTGGCTTGTGAATATAgctgagcatgtgtccttgtgatatgaatgggaatcctttgagtatatacacaagagtggtatagcttggtcttgaggtagattgagtcccaaTTATCTGAAGAACACCATATTGGTTTCCATAGTGtcttgtacaagtttgcactcccactcaCAATTGAATAGTGTTCCAACTGCTCAGCATAATGAGCTGTCACTTGCACTATTTATCTTAGCTATTATGAGAGGTTTAAGATGGAATTGGAATCTCAAAGTAACTTTGATATGTAATTTTCTGATGTCTAAGtttgtttaatatttctttagTCTTTCTTGGCCACTTGAGcctcttctgttgaaaattctgttttgATCTGTACCccaggtttttattaattttttatgtctagtttcttgagttctttatatattttggcaaTCAGACCTTTATCAGAAGTGAggatagtgaagatcttttcccatttggaGACTATTGCTTTGTCCTAATGAGAGtgtcagctaagactcctaggaaaAATGTATAAGTAACCTGAACTGATCACTTCCTTTGACCAGGCAAGACTACCAGTGAGGGTATTGGTACACTGACTTAACCACATAACCTTCAACCTACTGTCTAACCTATGGAATGTGCTCAGGTAAATGTGACATAGAGTTTGTGCTAGTGGTTAACCAATGACTGATTCAGAGTGCCAGGATCCTGAGGTTGAATGGCCCAGATACCTAGGATGGAATCAAACTCTACTGGAAAAAATGCCAATGTAATGATacctaaaaatattattttatgcttGCAGATTAGGGCCTCGCCCAATAGTCTTCAGGTAGACTTCATCCAGAAACtagtggaaacagatgcagagactcacaataACATTAGGTTGACTTTGGGGAATTCCATATAAGACAATGTGGACAGATTGTAGCAGCCAGTGGGGTCAAGGACACTGCAAGAGATTACACAGAAtcagctaacctgggctcataagaGCTCACAGAGATGGAAACTACAACCAGGGAGCCAACATGGAGTAGGGCCTCTGCATATATGCAACTGTTGTATAGTTTGATCTTTTTATGAATCTCCTATCAGTGAATCAAGAGCTGTCTTTGACTTTTTTTGCTGGcatttgggaacctattcctcatatttTTTTGCCTTGCTCAGTATAATACAAGGCAAAGTTCTAAGTCTTATTACAATTTGATATTCCATACTTTGTCAATATCAGTGGTAGGTTTGccattttctaaagagaaagaggggaaaagaagGTGTTGGAGGGGGAGTAGGGGTAGAACTTGAGGAGGGGATGAAGGGGAAATTGTTgtctgtatgtaaaataaataaataaagaagaaaaactaaacaaaaaataaaaaagaaaacaaatcaaaaaagtgAAACAGTAAAACCAAAAAGTCTTTTTGAGCTATGGATTAACAGTATTTTGTCAAGCAGCCATCAACCTAAGTTATCAGATGCTGTTTAATAGGAAGTAATAAAATTTAGTCATGAACTATCAAATTATACAAATGCCTCCCAAATTAAGGCCAAGGAGAGATATTataagtaacaaaataatttaaattactgACAAAAGTTTATAACAGTAGGTTAGATATGAAAATGACATAAACACAGATGAGGCATACATTCTTAAAGTATTATAATATATTTGAAGCTCTGAATAAACTAAGGAATTAAACCATAGTGATGAACACATATCAAAGTTATGAAATTATCAATTGCCAGCAGACTAACCCGTGAACTAACAGGAGGAGTCCTAAAAAGTTCAGGAGATGTGATGGAATAATACATGAtggataataaaaaatttaaagaaataaatagtcaATGCTAGAGCAAGAAGCCAGAATATATGCAATAGTTTAGAAAGAACCACAAACATGCAAAGTTTAAACAATGATGTATTTgccaaaaataaagaagaatgcaCTTGGAcaactttttaaaacacatttcaaatTGTAGTCACACAAGGAAATACAAGGTTAGAAAAACCCCTTTACACACTGATCCATCTTGTCCTCCATATCTAAGGTGATGTACCATGATGGGTACATATAATGGAGGTTTCAATGCCTTATTCAGAAAATTTTTACTCAGCTGTGCTGATTTAACTCTCAATATTTGAAGTCAccataattcttttatttaaatttgttcattGACAATATCTGCAAATGTTGATGGATTTCTGATGACTATACCTAACTTCTTAATTCTTTCCTATTCATATTGCCCCCAACAGGAGTAACTTTCtacagttatatattttttttctacttatctGTGCACTGGGTTTAACCATAGCAATCTATGTGCCCATTGGTTTGCAGTTATGCCTGCGGAATGGTGAGAACATCTTTAAATCACAAGGACAGAAAATATCTGGCCTTGCTCCAAAATCATCAGGAACTGACAGTTCAGTAAAGAGGTTTAGAGTATATAGGCTACTAATTGTTCTACAATTGACTTCTATTATCTGTGGGGGGCCCATAGTAAAGAACCTTGAAATCATGACTGCATTGATGTCATATCAACAAAATAGCATCTCACAGCACTTCTTACTTTTTTGGagttccttctttcttccacttcttCATAGCCCAAATCACCATTATTTTATAAGTGATTTGAAACCTCCACACCACTTGTACTCATCtgcacacaaaaataatattGTTACAGAACATCTTGAGGACTTCTAATTATAACTATATAATTAGACTATAAAATAAGTACTTATTACTTATGTGTTTCTAATAACAcaatttcaattaaattttaGCAATTCAATTAAATTTCTTCTAAGTCATGTGTCTTTGAAGAAGAAGCACAATAAAGGGTGATGGTATACTTCCTCAGGTAAGGAGCATGAAGCCGAGACAGAGgatctaaattcaatccccaaacTTCACATATTAGAAGAAGAAACCAACTTCGACTAGTTGATTTTGGAGGTGACTAAaattgagaaattttttttttgagtctcagaagagactttagacttttaaactgTGTTGGTTGAGATTGTGGAAGACTATGGGGGCTAAAGTTGGACTAAGTTTTTTTGCATTATTATATTGCCAGAGCCTATATCACCTCGCTTTTGGaatatagtggtttgaatgaaaatgtctagCATAGTCTCATATATCTCAACATTTAGTCTTTAATtagtaaaattattaaaaaaaatggaagctATGGCCTAGTTGGAAGGGGTATGACTCTAGGGGGGaagctttgagctttcaaaagtccAAAGTTAGCTCTGTCACTGTGCCTTTTACTTATGGTCAATGTGAAAGCTCTCAAACACTGCTCCAGTGTATTCCATTCCTGTCtttctgctgccatgcttccttccATAATAGCAATGAACTCAATCCTATGGAACTGTAATCTCCCAAAATAATCGCTCTCTTTTACATATTGCCTTGGTTATTGGTGTTTTGTTATGTCAATCGAAGAATTTGAAGAGGTTGTGTTTATCTAAGCATACAATAAATAAGCTTTAAAAGACTATATTCCGGGTTATTATTTCTAGTCTATCAGCACAGTTGAGTACAAATTTTATACATGAGACATGCTTTCCCATAGTCATCTGACTTCTGGAAAACACAATGGAGGTATTTTCATGTTTGTTAGATAATTTGTGACAGCCTATTTAGATTATTTGAATACACATACAGATTTATTATAACCATTATCTCATAAATATTAGGACatgatattaaaaaaataatggcttTAATATCTAGGCACAAACAAGATTTTCAAATTattataaacatgtaaacataTGGTTTTATTCTACAAATGAAATACATTACCAAATGGTACATAGCAtggttattatatataatatatgtaatatatgttatataatattttcaaaacataatatataaaaaatattttcaaatatacatGCAATATTTTCAATATATGTTTACCTAACTCACCTTGGCAGTTCCATTTCTTCATCATACAAAGTAAAATAATGATCATGCAAATAAACTGAtggaaatacattaaaaaactataaactctgttttttttcagttaaggaataaaataaatggatattcttaatttatacaaatatttaGGAGTTAATTACAGAGGTTATGTTAAATTGAGACAGCTAGAATTatgattttgctttttaattgttttgatttCTAAGAATATGTAGATTTTTCAAGTTTCTTCAGTATCTTCtgtaatgaaattaaaattaatattgccACATAATGCTAAACatagatgttttaaaaagtgatataagtatttagaataatgtattattaataatttagTGATTAATAATAATCTAGTGTTTGCATAGTGTTGGGAGCACTGATAGTATTCAGTAAGTTTTTGTTATTACCCTGTTGGTATCATCCTCTAATACTCAGACACAAAAAGGTTTATTATGCAGAAGCATTATTATTTCTAAGTTGCAAATCTATTAAATGTTGTACTTTTGAATGTATGTTAATAATAGTTATTTTATAGCCATAcattaatataagaaaatatcTTGAAGAAATGAAATTGTAAGATTTAATTTCTagctactcagcagtaaaaaacaatgacttcttaaattttgcatgcaaatggacggaaatagaaaacactatcctgagtgaggtaagccagacccaaaaagaggaacatgggatgtactcactcgtatttggtttctagccataaataaaggacattgagcctagaattcgtgatcctagagaagctaaataagaaggtgaacccaaagaaaaacatacaggcatcctcctgaacagtaaccttcatcaggcgatgaaaggagacagatacaaagacccacattggagcactggactgaaatctcaaggtccaaatcaggagcagaaggagagagagcacgagcaaggaactcaggaccgcgagtggtgcacccacacactgagacaatggggatgttctatcaggaactcacctaggccagctggcctgggtcagaaaaagcatgggacaaaaccggacttgctgaacatagcagacaatgaggactactgagaactcaagaacaatggcaatgggtttttgatcctactgcacgtactggctttgtgggagcctaggcagtttggatactcctcttactagactgggatggaggtggatggtctttggacttcccacagtgcagggaaccccgattgctcttagggctgacgagggaggggaacttgattgggggagggaaatggaaggtggtcgtggggaggaggcagaaatctttaataaataaataaataaataaataaataaataaataaataaataaaagttggcTAAATTGTTGTATAATCTGAAATTTCTTATTACATAAGAATTCCAAATATTATTCCTGAATTTACATGTAATTTATCTGCTTCTTTATGGCATTCttaatgtctttatttctaaGTGTATAGATGGCTGGATTCAGGAAAGGTGTGATGATTGTATAAAACACACCAAGAAACTTGTCCACCCAAGGGATGCTGACTGGCCACAGATAGATAAAAATGATGGGCCCAAAGAATAGCACAACCACTGTGATATGGGATGTACAGGTAGAGAGTGCCTTTGCTGAACCATCTTTAGAATAAAGTTGAACAGTTAATAGAATGTAAGTGTAAGATATCAGTAATGGGATGAAACAAGTTGTTGCTAAAACACCACTGTCAGCATTTATCACGATTTCCAGAGTATCAGTATTCATGCAGGCTAATTTCAACACCAAAGGAATATCACAGAAAAAGCTGTCTATCACTCTTGGCCCACAGAAAGGTAGATCTACAATCAAGAGCAATTGACTAATGCCATGCACAAATCCAATGATCCATGATATTAAAACAAGCCAGATGCACTTCTTTCTGTCCATTTTGCTGGTGTAGTGGAGTGGcctgcagatggccacatagcggtcataggccattgtTACAAGAAGCACCATCTCACTGCCTCCAATGAAATGCACGCAGAGGATCTGGCTCATGCAACCTCCAAAAGaaatagctttattttcttttagaaggTCTGTGATCAGTTTGGGTGTATTTACTGAAGAAAGGCAGAAGTCAACAAATGAGAGATTA
Proteins encoded in this window:
- the LOC130881796 gene encoding olfactory receptor 4K3-like translates to MEDDNQTVVSEFIFQGLCTSRELQIFLLLPFSTLYMITMVGNLFVVILIIIDHHLHSPMYFLLANLSFVDFCLSSVNTPKLITDLLKENKAISFGGCMSQILCVHFIGGSEMVLLVTMAYDRYVAICRPLHYTSKMDRKKCIWLVLISWIIGFVHGISQLLLIVDLPFCGPRVIDSFFCDIPLVLKLACMNTDTLEIVINADSGVLATTCFIPLLISYTYILLTVQLYSKDGSAKALSTCTSHITVVVLFFGPIIFIYLWPVSIPWVDKFLGVFYTIITPFLNPAIYTLRNKDIKNAIKKQINYM